One Xiphophorus couchianus chromosome 1, X_couchianus-1.0, whole genome shotgun sequence genomic region harbors:
- the guca1b gene encoding guanylyl cyclase-activating protein 2 yields the protein MGQRLSEDNDPDKEIDVAELQEWYKKFVVECPSGTLFMHEFKSFFGVTDNKEAADYIENMFRAFDKNGDNTIDFLEYVAALNLVLRGKLEHKLKWTFKMYDKDGSGCIDKTELLEIVESIYRLKKACHGELDEECNLLTPDQVVDRIFELVDENGDGELSLDEFIDGARRDKWVMKMLQMDVNPGDWINERRRSANF from the exons ATGGGTCAGCGCCTGAGCGAAGACAACGACCCCGACAAGGAAATTGATGTGGCAGAGCTGCAGGAATGGTACAAGAAATTTGTTGTGGAATGCCCAAGTGGAACACTATTCATGCACGAGTTCAAGAGTTTTTTTGGTGTCACCGACAACAAGGAGGCCGCAGATTACATCGAGAACATGTTTCGAGCCTTTGACAAGAACGGC GACAACACCATCGATTTTCTGGAATACGTAGCAGCTTTAAACTTAGTTCTTCGAGGCAAATTGGAACATAAACTTAAATGGACATTCAAAATGTACGACAAAGATGGGAGTGGATGCATCGACAAAACAGAACTTCTTGAAATTGTGGAg TCTATTTATCGGCTAAAGAAAGCCTGCCACGGGGAGCTGGATGAAGAATGTAATCTGCTTACCCCAGACCAAGTGGTTGACCGGATATTTGAGCTGGTCGATGAAAATGGAGATG GTGAGCTCTCGCTGGATGAGTTTATTGATGGAGCACGCAGGGACAAGTGGGTGAtgaagatgctgcagatggATGTGAACCCTGGTGACTGGATCAATGAGCGAAGACGCAGTGCTAACTTCTAA
- the LOC114145788 gene encoding uncharacterized protein LOC114145788 — translation MKAYSAFTAAPLSALVFKWWESFHFFKNSFFLSRESRFCFVSPLWSCCRDKCKLIVCVVFKLRTALNVLLLKRDTLRLEKKTTKLVFRSEAHVLRSVACLLRQRCSRVLLLSPVSKQALNTMFSVSSKSRAPSFTYKMQLSEDSWTLKYVTGDLFSCPRDESLAHCISEDIRMGAGIAEIFKKRFGEVLTLKEQKKVPGQCAVLTHDQRFIYYLITKKKASQKPTYDNLRKSLEDMKSHCLQNGVSRISIPRIGCGLDRLQWSKVSQILEQVFKETNITITVYSLPKKEETTVMKENMR, via the exons ATGAAAGCATACTCCGCCTTCACGGCGGCGCCGCTTTCTGCGCTGGTATTTAAATGGTGGGAATCctttcactttttcaaaaacTCGTTTTTCCTCTCGCGAGAGTCTAGATTCTGTTTCGTTTCTCCGCTTTGGTCCTGCTGTAGAGATAAGTGTAAGCTAATTGTGTGTGTAGTTTTTAAACTCCGAACTGCTTTGAATGTTTTGCTACTTAAACGAGACACTTTAagacttgaaaaaaaaactaccaaaCTAGTCTTTCGGTCGGAAGCACATGTCCTCCGTAGCGTTGCGTGTTTACTTAGGCAGAGGTGTTCACGGGTTTTACTACTGAGTCCAGTCAGCAAACAGGCTCTAAACACAATGTTTTCAGTGTCTTCTAAAAGCCGAGCGCCATCATTCACTTATAAAATGCAG CTTTCAGAAGACAGCTGGACATTGAAGTATGTCACCGGCGACCTGTTTTCCTGCCCACGGGACGAATCCTTGGCCCACTGCATCAGTGAGGACATCCGCATGGGGGCAGGGATAGCAGAGATATTCAAGAAGAGGTTCGGCGAAGTGTTGACGTTAAAGGAGCAGA AGAAGGTGCCAGGGCAGTGTGCTGTCCTGACACATGATCAACGTTTCATCTATTATCTG atcacaaagaaaaaagccaGCCAGAAACCCACATATGACAACCTGAGAAAGAGTCTGGAAGACATGAAGTCTCATTGCTTACAGAATGGTGTCAGTAGGATATCAATACCTCG AATTGGGTGTGGCTTGGACCGACTGCAGTGGTCAAAGGTGTCACAGATCCTGGAGCAGGTCTTTAAAGAGACGAATATCACCATAACAGTGTACAGTCTGCCCAAGAAAGAAGAGACCACAGTGATGAAGGAAAATATGCGATGA